Within Mongoliitalea daihaiensis, the genomic segment GCATTTTGGGACAAACAGCGTGCAAGTGCTGTGCTTACCCAAGTTTATGAACAGTTAGGACAATATTCTAAGGCCTTGGCATTTGCCAAAATCAATAAGCAAATGGGCGATAGTTTGTATAGCAGAGATAAAGCAACCGAAATCAACTTTTTAAAACTTCAATTGGCTAATTCGGAGAATCTGAAACTTAACCAAGAAAAGGCAGCGATTCAGAAACAAAATAATCTGTACAGTTTTATTTCTGGGATCTTGATCATATTTATTGCTTTGTTAGGAATTGGCACTTGGGTGATTATTCGCAACAACCGTCAAAAAAGTAAGCTAAACGAGGATCTAGCAGAAGCTAATCATATTTTAGAAGAACAGAAAAGGCAGATTGAAGAGCAAAATAACTCCCTTAATGAGATCAATCAGGCAAAAAACAAACTCTTCTCTATCCTCTCCCATGACCTCCGATCCCCACTCAATTCCATCAAACAATTTATGGAATTGGAAAAACAAAATCTATTCTCAGAGGAAGAAAAACTGAAAGCTAAAGACATGATGTATCAACAGGTACATCAAACAGATCGTCTACTCAACAACCTATTAGAATGGTCTAAATCCCAGTTGGAAGGTCTGCAGACTTCACCTTCAAGTGTGGATTTACGTAAGGAAATGCAGGAAATCATCCGAAGGTTTGATTTTCAGATTCAACTCAAAAATATAGTGGTAGAACACCAAGCCGTCGAACTCCCTACTGCTTACCTCGATAAAAACCACCTTCGAATCATCCTTCAAAATGTATTTCATAATGCTATAAAATTTTCCCCAGTAGCAAGTACAGTACACATTCAATATACCTTACACAAAAATACAGTTGCAATTAATATTCAGGATTCAGGGAAAGGAATGACGGAAGAACAAAGAAAAATACTGGAATCTTCCGTAGAAATGGCTTCAAGCACACCCGGCACATCGAATGAGACCGGTACCGGACTCGGCATCTACTTAGTCAAGCAATTCATTCAAATCAACGGTGGTGCTTTACAAATAGAGAGTTCCTTAACCAAAGGAACTACCTTCATCCTGCAATTCCCACTTACCACCACTATCAAAGATCAAAATACCTCATCCTATAGGCCTGCATGGCAAAGTGCCCAAGCTTAGCACTTAACTTGTAATTGGTTACGGCCCCTACCCCCGCACCGATGATAGGTATCAACTGCAACAGCTTCGCCAAGTCCAAATAATCCCTATAAGCTAATTGAAAGGCTCGCCAATCGAAGGCTTCAACATGCCCAGGATATCGACCTACATAGTCTTGCCAATTCTCCAACAACCGAATGGTTTCATTTCTGCTTTCCTGAGAAGAAAATGTAAGTTTAAAAACATACAATAAAAAAATACGCTCCTGTAAGTTGGAGGTATCATACCCATAAAGGCGGGCAATTTCAAAAAGCATCTTCATTTTGATCATTAAAAAAGCAGGTAAATCAGCCAATCCTAGTAAAATCCCCCCTGCACCTGTCACGGCACCTTCCACGCTTGCGGTCCGTTGATAGAGGGTGATGATATCCTTTACCTTGGTTTCACGATCCACCAAGTTTGCTGTATGGAAGGGATCCCCTGTAATATATTGATTGCCTACCAACACTGCCTTCACCATTTTTTCCATAGCAAATGTAATCGCTTGATGAACTTTATCTGGGATAATCGTATTGAACGCCTGCTGAGCTCCAGCAGTTACAATACCCATGATACTTGGCCGCTGCTTTACTTCCATGAGCCAAGCCATCATTTCAGCCAAGGCAAGTTGTTCGTAGGTAGATTCACTTTTCCCCATACGGAAAGCTACAAAAAATAAAATTCCTGCCTTGCTATTGCTCACAAAAACAAGGCAGGAATTTTACGTATACACTTTTTTACGCGAAATTTTGTTGGTTGGATGAAGGATACTCTCGAATGAGTTTAGAACTAAACTCACTGAGATAAGAGTCTCCCAAATCCCTTAGCACAATGACCCAATCTTTATTTATCCGATAAATGCCTCGTTCGAAGCAAAACTGATAGGATAAACTATGTTTACACACATTCGTATGGGTATGATACTTAAAATTGTACCCCAATTCACACAACCTCACAAAAGAAACCTTAGCAAACTCCTCTCCATCCCGGAGTACTGTTGCTAAAATTTTTTGGTTTGTTTTCAAGATGCTAAGGATGGTCCGAACCTCCCCGCTATCCACCGAGCGCCTATGATTATTGTGGCTATTGCGGCAATAATCATCACAAAACTTCTTGTCTGACCGACCACGAACAAGCTTTCCGCAGTACAGGCAAAAATTCTTGATAGTGTACATGGTGTGAAAATTAAAATAGTTAAAACCTTATGTTTCAGCATTTCAAACATAAACAAAACTATCATTCGAAAAAATACCCAAAATTGGGTATTTTTTGATTCATTTTTTTCAATTTAAAATTTTATGGATAATTTTTCGATCAATTTAAAATAATATTTGGAACAAAAAAGAGCTGAAATCCGTGGACTTCAGCTCTCAATAAATTTTAAAGCTTTTAGCTGATTAATTTGTAGCCTGATAGACTAGATCAAAACGATCCAAATGCATCACTTTTGTCCAAGCTTTTACAAAATCCTGAATGAATTTTTCTTGGTTATCTTGCTGTGCATATACTTCTGCCAACGCTCTTAGCTCAGATTGTGAACCAAAAATCAAGTCTGCGCGAGTGGCTGTATATTTTGCAGCACCCGTTTTTCTATCAACACCTTGAAATTTTTCCTTAGTATCATCCAAGGCTTTCCACTCAGTACTCATATCCAACAAGTTGACAAAGAATTCATTATTCAACTGATCATTTGCTGCTGTGAATACTCCATGATTAGATCCGTCATAGTTTGCCCCCAAGGCTCTCATTCCACCTACCAATACGGTCATTTCAGGTGCTGTCAAGGTTAATAATTGCGCTTTGTCTACTAGTAATTCCTCTGTAGAAATCGTGTATTGAGTCTTAAGGTAGTTTCTAAAACCATCTGCCATAGGCTCCAACAAATTCATAGACTCTACGTCTGTTTGCTCTTGCGTAGCATCCATACGTCCCGGAACAAATGGCACCGTTATATTTTGACCAGCGTTTGCAGCTGCCTTTTCAACCGCTGCTGAACCAGCTAGTACAATCAAATCAGCCATGGATATTTTTTTGTTCCTTGACTTAGCATTGAAATCAGCCTGAATTTTTTCATAAACAGCCAACACCCGCTGCAACTCTGCTGGATTATTCACTTCCCAATCCTTTTGAGGAG encodes:
- a CDS encoding tetratricopeptide repeat protein, which translates into the protein MRVFLVTFAFLLISLNTYAQKDRIEQLIQKGIGKRYSSVDSAHFFIDEAEKIAKETGLFTDFEAQILLHRAGNNYVAGRYVASMGDYKKAYTLLENTINQKTDLIRAMNGLGLIELAQHNYQSAVNYWEKCLALSYEVQDSVSMIRTHFNLGLGLSELERFPEAIEQLEKAINMSIQTSDNTLGMMSTNRLAYVYYQLEDLELAFQLYEQVLLQAAESNSWEQAFAYTGIAEVLLKQNQMNEALKYALQGYESAKLVGAFWDKQRASAVLTQVYEQLGQYSKALAFAKINKQMGDSLYSRDKATEINFLKLQLANSENLKLNQEKAAIQKQNNLYSFISGILIIFIALLGIGTWVIIRNNRQKSKLNEDLAEANHILEEQKRQIEEQNNSLNEINQAKNKLFSILSHDLRSPLNSIKQFMELEKQNLFSEEEKLKAKDMMYQQVHQTDRLLNNLLEWSKSQLEGLQTSPSSVDLRKEMQEIIRRFDFQIQLKNIVVEHQAVELPTAYLDKNHLRIILQNVFHNAIKFSPVASTVHIQYTLHKNTVAINIQDSGKGMTEEQRKILESSVEMASSTPGTSNETGTGLGIYLVKQFIQINGGALQIESSLTKGTTFILQFPLTTTIKDQNTSSYRPAWQSAQA
- a CDS encoding EcsC family protein, whose amino-acid sequence is MSNSKAGILFFVAFRMGKSESTYEQLALAEMMAWLMEVKQRPSIMGIVTAGAQQAFNTIIPDKVHQAITFAMEKMVKAVLVGNQYITGDPFHTANLVDRETKVKDIITLYQRTASVEGAVTGAGGILLGLADLPAFLMIKMKMLFEIARLYGYDTSNLQERIFLLYVFKLTFSSQESRNETIRLLENWQDYVGRYPGHVEAFDWRAFQLAYRDYLDLAKLLQLIPIIGAGVGAVTNYKLSAKLGHFAMQAYRMRYFDL
- a CDS encoding DUF2116 family Zn-ribbon domain-containing protein; its protein translation is MYTIKNFCLYCGKLVRGRSDKKFCDDYCRNSHNNHRRSVDSGEVRTILSILKTNQKILATVLRDGEEFAKVSFVRLCELGYNFKYHTHTNVCKHSLSYQFCFERGIYRINKDWVIVLRDLGDSYLSEFSSKLIREYPSSNQQNFA